The Burkholderia pyrrocinia genomic sequence CTCGAGGATGTGGTTCGTCGTGCGGGGCTCGACGTCGAGCGCGGCGCCTATTACTTCGGCCTCACGTTTCCGCTTGCTGCAGCGCTGCGGCTGGGCGAGCGGGCGCGTCGGCATCCGCGCGAGCCGGCGTCGCAATTGCGCCGGCACCATCCGCTCGTCAACGGCTTGCTCAAGACGATCTGTCGCGTCGAGTTGCCGATGTTCCGGTTCAATCGCGTTGCGGGCCTGACGGTCATCTGCGTTGCGCGCAAGCGGTGAATGCGATGCGGGCGCCGTGCAGTGGGAGCGCAGATCGCGCCAGCATGCGCGGCTTCACTCGTATCGGCACCGTCACGCCAAAAAATTTCACAAGAACATTCACAAAATGCATGCGACCCGATTCTAAATCTGAAAAGTGTCTGTTATACTTTTCTTCTTTCGGGGCGTAGCGCAGCCTGGTAGCGTACCTGCATGGGGTGCAGGTGGTCGGAGGTTCAAATCCTCTCGCCCCGACCAGACAAGAACCCGCGTCAGTTCATGCTGACGCGGGTTTTTTCTTGCCGGTCGCTTTTTTGCACATCGCGGCGCGGCCCCGGTAAAATGCAAGGTTGATCCACGGAAAGCGCCGTGATTTAGCGGAAGAGGATTCCCCGAACATGACTGATCTTCGTCTTACCATGCGGTTCGCTGCAGTGCTCGCCACTGGCGCGCTCGTCGCCGGTTGCGGTACGTCGTCGCCCACGAAAGTGGACTACAAGAGCGATTCGAAATCGAAGGAAGCGTCGCTCGCAGTGCCGCCCAACATGCTCGACGAGACGGCCGATCAGCGTTCGCTGCCGCCCCAGGGCGGCGCGACTTCCCTGTCTGCGCTTCAGCAGGTCCAGCAGGCGGCGCCTGCGCTGGACACCGTCGCGCCAGCCGTGGCCGGCATGCATATCCAGCGCGACGGCACCGAGAGCTGGCTCGTGATCGACGGCAAGCAGCCGGCCGCCATCTGGCCGCAGGTGCGTCGTTTCTGGCAGGAGCAGGGCTTCCTGCTCGTCGTCGACCAGCGCGACAAGGGCGTGATGGAAACCGACTGGAACGAAACCCATCCGCAGATCAACGACGGCCTGATCCGCAGCGTGATCTCGAAGGCAATGGGCAACTCGTACGTGACGGCCGAGCGCAACAAGTACCGCACGCGTCTCGATTCGGCACCGAACGGCGGCACCTACGTGTTCATCAGCCAGAAGGGGATGCGCGAGGCGATTACCGGCGCGAACAACGACTCGAGCAAGTGGGAACCGAAGCCGAACGATCCGGCGCTCGAGACCGAATACCTGAAGCGGCTGATGGCCGTGCTCGCGCAGAACGAGCAGCGCGCGAAGAACGGCGAGCCGCCGATCGCGAACATCAAGGACAACGCGGTGCCGAAGGACAAGAAGGCCGACGCCGACGCATCGTCGAAGGCTGCCGCCGCGATCGCCGCGCAGAATGTCTCGCGCACGTCGGCGCAGGGTAACGATGCGGCCGACGCGGCCGTGCCGTCCGAAGTCACGCTCGGCGAGCCGTACGACCGATCGTGGCTGCACGTCGGTCTCGCGCTCGATCGCGCGAACTTCACGGTCGACGATCGCGATCGCTCGAAGGGGTTGTATTTCGTGCGCTATGTCGATCCGAAGGACCTGAGTTCGGCCGAGCAGGGCTTCTGGAGCCAGCTGTTCCACGGCAAGAAGGAAAAGCAGGCGAAGCAGTACCGCGTCAACGTGAAGGCACTCACGGCCGACCAGACGCGCGTCGCGGTCGTCGACGATTCGGGTTCGATCGACACGTCGTCGCCGGCTCGTCAGATCATGGGGCTGCTCGTGAATCAGCTCCGCTGATCCCGACGCTTCTCCGCATCCGTGCAAAGCCCGCCGAATGGCGGGCTTTTTTTATGGCCGCTCGCCGGCGTGCGGCTTGCGTGCGCATGTGCGAAAGGTTCGGTCCCTCATCGTGACGTTACGTAACATCCGTGCGTTACGGCGGCAGAACACGTGTCACATTGTTGTCGACCGAAAAATTGTCCTTATGAATCAATGGTATGACCGGTGTTCGACGCTTGGCACGCAAACTGCTTTATATGTTGGAATCGTTAGAGCAGGGAGGATGGCGTCAGATGCCGGGCGTGCGTCGCGAGCGCTCGATCAACGGTCTCGACGTTTTCAAATGCCGGCACGACAAGTGCCGGCGCAACTGATGACGATCCGTGCGCCAGCGCGCGGATCTCGATGGCCCCGTCGCCTATCCTCGTAGGGCGACGGTTTCGCCCGCGCTTCTCCGAAGCGCGGGCTATTTTTTTGGCCGTCGTGCAGTGCTGCATCGGCGTGGCCGATGCGCGATGCGTGATTCGCGTATTCTCGGAATTTTCTGGATGAAGGAGTCGGGAATGGCGGAAATAGCAGTCGTGGCGCTGATCGTCGCGAAGCCGGGCGCCGAGGACAAGCTGCGCACCGCGCTCGAAGGGATCGTCGAGCCGACCCGCAACGAAGCCGGTGCATTGCAGTACGACCTGCACCGGGATCTGAAGGAGCCCGTTCGGTTCGTGTTCGTCGAGCGCTGGGAGAGCGAGGAGGCGCTGGCCGCCCATGCGCGTTCCGCGCACATTCTCGCTTATCGCGAAGCGGCCGCGGACTGGATCGAAAGTGCCGAAATCCGCGTGCTGTCGAAGCTCGTCTGAGCAGGGGGGGGCGACCGGACGTGTCCGGTCGCAGTAGCGCGTCAGTGCGACGTGCCGGGTACGTCGAGGATCAGGATGATCGTCCAGTCGGCGTCGCCGTCGTGATGATACTGGCGCTCGGCG encodes the following:
- the bamC gene encoding outer membrane protein assembly factor BamC; the encoded protein is MTDLRLTMRFAAVLATGALVAGCGTSSPTKVDYKSDSKSKEASLAVPPNMLDETADQRSLPPQGGATSLSALQQVQQAAPALDTVAPAVAGMHIQRDGTESWLVIDGKQPAAIWPQVRRFWQEQGFLLVVDQRDKGVMETDWNETHPQINDGLIRSVISKAMGNSYVTAERNKYRTRLDSAPNGGTYVFISQKGMREAITGANNDSSKWEPKPNDPALETEYLKRLMAVLAQNEQRAKNGEPPIANIKDNAVPKDKKADADASSKAAAAIAAQNVSRTSAQGNDAADAAVPSEVTLGEPYDRSWLHVGLALDRANFTVDDRDRSKGLYFVRYVDPKDLSSAEQGFWSQLFHGKKEKQAKQYRVNVKALTADQTRVAVVDDSGSIDTSSPARQIMGLLVNQLR
- a CDS encoding putative quinol monooxygenase, producing MAEIAVVALIVAKPGAEDKLRTALEGIVEPTRNEAGALQYDLHRDLKEPVRFVFVERWESEEALAAHARSAHILAYREAAADWIESAEIRVLSKLV